The genomic window AGTTTTGCGCGTCAGTTTGCAGATTACAATCCTCAATACGCCCAGCTAGTTAGTCTGGAAAATGTCGGGCATTGTCCCCATGATGAATGTCCTGATACTGTTAATCAAGCACTTTTAGACTGGATTACTGGTTTTAGTGATAAAAATGATCTTGGCGCATTGGTGCAAAGTGTACCTCAAGGAAATTAAATATTAGGCGATATTAGCTCTTTGGGTTTCGGCGACTTTTGCCGCAAGTAAAAGGCTGAGGCTGTCGATAATGTGGTTGCTTTCGGCTATAGCTTGATTTGCTCCTTGGGCAAAAGTGCCAGCAGTAGCTTCAAATTCACGCTTTAAGCCTGCCCCGTCTTTGTTTTCTACTAATTGCGCTAGACGAGTATAAGTTTCTACTAATCTCGAAATCGCTTGACGGCGTTCCTCGGCAGTGAGCATGATATCTACATACAAAGCCGGATCTTGAGCAAATAAGCGGCTAACTATATCAATTTCTAAGCGGTATAGCGGACTAGAAAAGTCTAGACTGCGATTAATATCAATGCCTTCTTCCGCTAAAAATACGCCTAAGCTAAAGGTTGTAAAATGACGGATTGCCTGAATTGCTACCATCATGCGATCGTGTTCTTCGGGCGTACAGGCGATTAGTTTACCGCCACTATTTTCAATTAAGTCTAGTAGCCATTTAAAGACTTGCTCTTGCCGACCTGGACAAACTATAACGTTTTGCGATAAAAATGATTGGACTCCTGGCCCAAACATTGGATGCAGGCTTAAAACTGGCCCAAGATGTTGCTTGAGTAATTCTTGAACTATGGGGGTTTTGACGCTGGTAATGTCTGCTAAAGCTGTATCTGCTTTGAGGTAAGGGGCGGCTTGTTGAATTACGCTGATGGTGTATTCGATGGGAACGCAAACTAATACTAATTCGGCTAATCCTAATAGTTGTGGGGCTTTGTCCCAGTTATCATGTTCGAGGATGCTAATGTTATGTCCAGCATTGGCTAGTTGTTGGCTAAAAAAACGTCCTAGTTTGCCATTACCACCAATTATCGTAACTTTTCGGGGTTTAGCTGGGAGAGAAGCAGTAGAGGAAGCGATCGCCGCCGCGCAGCTAATTGTAATACTTTTCCAGACAAATTCTGGTACTCCAGCTTGGTCTAAAAGTTTGGTTGTATCGCCCGATTCTGCTTGTAACGATAGGTTTGAGTTATTTAAAATCGCAATTCTTTTACTAAGTAAGTTAATTATTTCTCGATCAATTTCTTTGAGAATCAAAGGCATCATGATTAAATTGCGAGGCTATGGTGAATTAGCAGAAAAAGGGGAAATTAATCCCCTAATTTTCGATCTCTTTGAGCAATTAGTGCATAAACTTAACTAATTGCTCTAGTTTTGACCAGGCTGCACCACTGCGGAGAATATCACGCGCGATCGCAATTCCCTTGACATAATCCTCAGAAGTAATTGCTTTTCCTACACACAGTGCTAAGGCGGTGTTTAAAGCAACTACATTTTGTTGCGCTTCTGTGCCTTTCCCTTGTAATACGTCTTTGAGAATTTGAGCATTTTCGCTTACATTTCCCCCTCTAATCTCGGCGGTGGCGGCTTTTTGCAAACCGAGTTCTTCAACGTCTAACGTCATTAAGCGCACTTTATTGTTCTCTAGTATCGCTAAATCGTTAATGTCTGCTAACCCAGCTTCGTCTAGCTTTTCTCTACCGTGAACAACGATCGCTCTTTCTATCCCTAGCTGCGATAATGCAATAGCGATCGTTTCCACTAAATTAGGATCACAAACTCCAATAATTTGCCCCGTAGGTTGCATGGGATTAACTAATGGCCCTAGTAAGTTAAACACTGTACGCACTTTTAAGGTTTTGCGTAACCCTGCTACACTCTTTAACGCTGGATGCCACCCCGGTGCAAATAAAAATGTAATCCCTACTTCCTCTACGGCGGCGGTTACTTTCTCCTGTTCGGAATTAAGGTTTATTCCCAGGGCTTCTAATACGTCAGCAGAACCTGTTTTACTAGAAGCAGAGCGATTGCCGTGTTTGGCAACTCTCACCCCGGCGGCGGCGGCTACAAAGGCAACGGCGGTTGAAATATTGAAAGTAGATGCTCCATCTCCTCCCGTCCCGCAGGTGTCAATCAACGGTGTGGAATTGGGGATGTTTTTGGCAATGGCTGATTGAGCGTGTAAAACTTGCGCCATCCCTACCAATTCGGCGGCGGTTACTCCTTTAGTTTGGATGGCGGCGAGAATTGCTCCCGATAGTACGGGTGGGATTGCCTCGGTTAACCAACCTTGCATCAAATCCGCCGCCGTCGGAATGCTGAGACTTTGTCCTGCTAGTAATTGTTGCAGTAACAAAGACCATTCAATTTCGCTCGGTACAATTACATTGTCAACGGTTGCTTGGGTTACAGCTATCATGGCGCTTTTTTATTATTTAGTTAACCGTCTTTGTGTAAAGCTTTTGCTACTGTCTGTACGTCTTTGTCCCCGCGTCCGGAACAGTTAATCACAATTTTGGGGCTACCTGTTAGCTGAGGACAAAGAGTGTCTAAATAGGCGATCGCATGAGCGGTTTCTAAAGCAGGAATAATCCCTTCTCGTTGCGATAGTAATTGCAATGCGTCTAATGCCTGCTGGTCGGTAACGCTGTAGTATTCTACCCGTCCTAGTTCTTTGAGGTAACTATGCTCTGGGCCCACTCCGGGATAGTCTAACCCGGCGCTAATAGAGTGTGCCTCTATTACTTGTCCCTCATTGTCTTGCAACAAATAACTCATTGCCCCGTGCAGTACGCCAACTCGTCCTTTTGTCAAGGTGGCGGCGTGTTTATCTGTGTCTACACCTTCTCCGGCGGCTTCAACGCCAATCATTCTAACGCTGGAATCGCTGACAAATTCATGAAATAGTCCCATTGCATTAGAACCACCACCTACACAAGCAAGTAAAATGTCTGGCAATCCGCCCCATTTTTCCTCAGCTTGCCAACGAGTTTCTTGTCCAATTACAGCATGAAAATCGCGTACTATCATCGGGTAAGGGTGAGGGCCAGCTACCGAACCTAAAATATAGTGAGTATTTTCGACGTTTGTTACCCAGTCTCGGATTGCTTCGGAAGTCGCATCTTTAAGCGTTCCAGTCCCCGCAGTTACGGGGCGAACTTCTGCGCCCATTAGTCGCATCCGAAAAACGTTAAGGCTTTGACGTTCCATGTCTTGAACGCCCATATAAATTACGCACTCAAAACCAAACCGAGCGCATACGGTGGCTGTAGCAACTCCGTGTTGTCCCGCTCCAGTTTCGGCGATAATCCGCTTTTTACCCATGCGTTTTGCTAATAATACTTGCGCTAAAGCATTATTAATTTTGTGTGCGCCTGTATGGTTTAAGTCTTCGCGCTTGAGGTAAATTAACGGGTTGCTGTTTGGGCTGGCATAGTGGGCGGTAAGGCGTTCGGCAAAATATAAAGGTGTTGGGCGACCTACATAATCTTTGAGCAAACCTTGCAATTCTTCTTGAAAGCCTGATTCGTTGCAATACTTATCAAAAGCTGCTTCTAGCTCCTCCAAAGCAGGCATTAAGGTTTCTGGAACGTACTTCCCACCAAATTTACCAAACCTACCTAAAGCA from Synechocystis sp. PCC 7509 includes these protein-coding regions:
- the tyrA gene encoding bifunctional chorismate mutase/prephenate dehydrogenase; its protein translation is MMPLILKEIDREIINLLSKRIAILNNSNLSLQAESGDTTKLLDQAGVPEFVWKSITISCAAAIASSTASLPAKPRKVTIIGGNGKLGRFFSQQLANAGHNISILEHDNWDKAPQLLGLAELVLVCVPIEYTISVIQQAAPYLKADTALADITSVKTPIVQELLKQHLGPVLSLHPMFGPGVQSFLSQNVIVCPGRQEQVFKWLLDLIENSGGKLIACTPEEHDRMMVAIQAIRHFTTFSLGVFLAEEGIDINRSLDFSSPLYRLEIDIVSRLFAQDPALYVDIMLTAEERRQAISRLVETYTRLAQLVENKDGAGLKREFEATAGTFAQGANQAIAESNHIIDSLSLLLAAKVAETQRANIA
- the trpB gene encoding tryptophan synthase subunit beta, with protein sequence MVSIQEIYNVTASDPKRPDALGRFGKFGGKYVPETLMPALEELEAAFDKYCNESGFQEELQGLLKDYVGRPTPLYFAERLTAHYASPNSNPLIYLKREDLNHTGAHKINNALAQVLLAKRMGKKRIIAETGAGQHGVATATVCARFGFECVIYMGVQDMERQSLNVFRMRLMGAEVRPVTAGTGTLKDATSEAIRDWVTNVENTHYILGSVAGPHPYPMIVRDFHAVIGQETRWQAEEKWGGLPDILLACVGGGSNAMGLFHEFVSDSSVRMIGVEAAGEGVDTDKHAATLTKGRVGVLHGAMSYLLQDNEGQVIEAHSISAGLDYPGVGPEHSYLKELGRVEYYSVTDQQALDALQLLSQREGIIPALETAHAIAYLDTLCPQLTGSPKIVINCSGRGDKDVQTVAKALHKDG
- the trpD gene encoding anthranilate phosphoribosyltransferase, which translates into the protein MIAVTQATVDNVIVPSEIEWSLLLQQLLAGQSLSIPTAADLMQGWLTEAIPPVLSGAILAAIQTKGVTAAELVGMAQVLHAQSAIAKNIPNSTPLIDTCGTGGDGASTFNISTAVAFVAAAAGVRVAKHGNRSASSKTGSADVLEALGINLNSEQEKVTAAVEEVGITFLFAPGWHPALKSVAGLRKTLKVRTVFNLLGPLVNPMQPTGQIIGVCDPNLVETIAIALSQLGIERAIVVHGREKLDEAGLADINDLAILENNKVRLMTLDVEELGLQKAATAEIRGGNVSENAQILKDVLQGKGTEAQQNVVALNTALALCVGKAITSEDYVKGIAIARDILRSGAAWSKLEQLVKFMH